A region of the Passer domesticus isolate bPasDom1 chromosome Z, bPasDom1.hap1, whole genome shotgun sequence genome:
GCCCAACAGCCCTCTGCACCGCACCTGACCCCGACGCCGCTGACCCACAGCTTGCGCAGCCCCGGCACACGCAGCCACCACCGTGCCCAACCACGCAAACCACTTCCCCAAGaccaccagagccaccagcagagACTGGAAACAACAGACAGAAACTGCCGGCAATCGGAAAGCGATGAAGGGAAAGCTGCCGCCGTACAAAGCCACGCGCCCACCGCCAGCCCAAGCACAGCCGCCAGCAGCACCGGCAGCACcagccagcctcagcagcctgctcctgccctgcagcacccgacagcagccacacagccaCCATGCCTGCGCCCACAGACGCACGGCCACGCCTGCCGCAAGCCGCCCCgccgctcctgctcctcctcaccgctctggccaccagcctggcctgccaACACCTCTGGACACACGACGACGCCTTCCCCGCCGACGCGCTTCGCCTCCTCCAGGACGTGGCTgccagccacacacagccctgccacctGCAACAGCCGCCCTTCTTCCCCGACACCCTCCTCCACAACAACCTCCAGCCGCACCAAGCCGCCGCCACCGCCCTACGCATCCTGCAGCACCTCTTCCACACCCTCAGCTCCAACAGCACCCGCCACCACTGGCCCAGCCAGCCTCGCAACCAGCTCCTCAACAAACTGCAGCACCACATCCACCACCTCGAGCAATGCCTCCCCGACAGGGCCATGCCCTTCAAAGCACCACGCAACCCGCTGCTCGCCATCAACAAGTACTTCAGGGACATCCACCTCTTCCTGCACGCCCACAACCACAGCGCCTGCGCCTGGGACCACGTCCGCCTCCAAGCTCGGGCCTCTTTACAGCACCTCCACAACCTCGCACGCACCATGCGCCGCTAGCGCAAACACCCACACGCCAACCCACACCTACGCCCCACAGCCACCTCCAACCCCACGCCTCCTCTCACCTGCCACCGCACACGGGCCTGCAACAACTGCACCGCACCCGCACCCTTCAACCACTGcatctccatccatccattcagcCTCTCCCACCGACATGGACAAAGGATTTGCTCTACATATTTATTGACTTCtcccattatttatttatttatttatttatttatttatttatttatccacctctttatttttctacttcttCTCTTCTTGATGCCACTGGAAATAAAGACCTACCACAAAACACTTGCCactgcctctcctctctctaGCACTGCTACCACTCTTTGCGCCAGGGCAAAGCCGTCTCCACTCAACCCCTACGCAAAGCCCTGCTCCAAACAGACCCCGTCCACCCTTCTCAATGGCACCTGCCctagc
Encoded here:
- the LOC135290056 gene encoding interferon-like translates to MPAPTDARPRLPQAAPPLLLLLTALATSLACQHLWTHDDAFPADALRLLQDVAASHTQPCHLQQPPFFPDTLLHNNLQPHQAAATALRILQHLFHTLSSNSTRHHWPSQPRNQLLNKLQHHIHHLEQCLPDRAMPFKAPRNPLLAINKYFRDIHLFLHAHNHSACAWDHVRLQARASLQHLHNLARTMRR